Below is a window of Hydrogenimonas sp. SS33 DNA.
GACCCCGACGACGTGGCGACGCTCAGCGAGGTCCTCGCCGACCCAAAACGCCCCCACAAGATCGACGAAGTCTTCGTCGGAAGCTGTATGACCAACATCGGCGTCTTCCGCGCCCTGGGCGAAGTGCTCAAAGGCAAAGGCCAGGTGCCCACCCGCCTCTGGATCGCCCCGCCGACGAAAATGGACGAGAAGGAGCTGATCGAAGAGGGCTATTTCGCCATCTACGGCCAGGCCGGCGCACGGACCGAGATTCCGGGATGTTCGCTCTGCATGGGTAACCAGGCCCGCGTACGCGACAACTCCACCGTCTTCTCCACATCGACGCGGAACTTCGACAACCGTCTCGGAAAAGGGGCGCAGGTCTACCTCGGTTCCGCCGAACTGGCGGCGGTTTGCGCCATTCTGGGACGGATCCCCACGAAAGAGGAGTACCTGGAGATCGTGCCCCAGGCCATCGCCGGCAAAGAGGAGGATGTCTACAAATATCTCAACTTCGACAAGGTTGAAAAAGAGATGCTCGACGAGATGCTGGAGTAGTCCGGCATCGTCACTTCACCCCTCTCGAAGGCTCCGGGGGTTCTTCTCCCGGAGCCTTTCTGCTACAATCTTCCTATGAAAAAAATCGTATTGCTACTTCTTTCGACCCTTCTGCTGAGTGCGGGAGAGCTCGATTTCAACAATATCGAAACCACGGTGCTCATGAAAAAGGAGCAGGAGCCGGTCAATGTCGCACTCTCACTGGTTCTGCAGGGGCGGGATGTCTCCGACGCTACGCGCTTCAAACTGATGGATGTGGTGCAGACCGCCCTGGGGAGCCTATGGGCGGAGACCCTGGTGACGGCCCAGGGGAAAACACAGCTGAAGAAGATGATCATCAAGCTGGCGGACAGCCAGTACGGCATCGAGGTCGATTTTGTCTATATCCTCGATGTGCGGCTACAGATCGATACGCTGAAAAAGTGCCTGGAGCTGATCAAAGAGGCGCGCTAAAGCCGCCCGTCGATGATGTCGAAACCGTCGGGGATGTCGCATTTGAGCAGGGCAGGATCGAAGGGTGCTGTGTTCAGGTTGGAAAAACGCATCAGGACCCGGTTGCCCAGTTCGTCCCGGTAGGAGAGGGTGAGAGGGCGCCCCTTGTCATCCACGGTGATGTCGTAGTCGACCCCCTCGTACTTCGCTTCGTAGCGGCCGGGGGCTATCCGTTTCGCCTTTTTCAAAATGGCTACCAGGGGGATCGCCCTGTTGAGGCGGTAGAGGGTCGC
It encodes the following:
- the lolA gene encoding LolA-like outer membrane lipoprotein chaperone produces the protein MTSVWAGLPVPAQMQADFNQSIINKENNETIRYEGHFALKVPGMAKWVYTRPLSKTICLDNDRAWVIEPELEQATLYRLNRAIPLVAILKKAKRIAPGRYEAKYEGVDYDITVDDKGRPLTLSYRDELGNRVLMRFSNLNTAPFDPALLKCDIPDGFDIIDGRL